A window of the Desulforapulum autotrophicum HRM2 genome harbors these coding sequences:
- a CDS encoding thioredoxin family protein codes for MKQKILNTLLAVVFFAIFLPAAVSAQEISWQKFDRGMAMAKEQDKNVFLYFHAEWCSYCKKMERTTFKKSKVIDYINENFIAIKVDSDREQKISETYNVRGLPTLWFLKSDHTRISNLPGYIDAKTFGNILRFINTDSYEQMSYNDFKKTL; via the coding sequence ATGAAACAAAAAATCCTGAACACACTCCTGGCAGTGGTGTTTTTTGCCATTTTCCTCCCTGCTGCAGTCTCCGCCCAGGAAATTTCCTGGCAGAAATTTGACAGGGGTATGGCCATGGCAAAGGAACAGGACAAAAACGTTTTCCTATACTTCCACGCAGAGTGGTGCTCCTACTGCAAAAAAATGGAACGAACCACCTTTAAAAAATCAAAGGTCATCGACTACATCAACGAAAACTTCATCGCCATCAAGGTTGATTCAGACAGGGAGCAGAAGATTTCCGAGACCTATAATGTTCGCGGGTTGCCAACCCTCTGGTTCCTGAAATCCGACCATACCCGGATCAGCAATCTGCCCGGCTATATTGATGCAAAAACCTTTGGTAACATCTTAAGATTTATCAACACCGACAGTTATGAACAGATGAGCTACAACGACTTCAAAAAGACACTATAG
- a CDS encoding FmdB family zinc ribbon protein has protein sequence MPIYEYRCERCNATFEKLIFKGEENRVKCPECGSKAVKKLMSAASFMGPSIGTCAADAPKGFS, from the coding sequence ATGCCAATCTATGAATACAGATGTGAGCGCTGCAACGCAACCTTTGAAAAGCTTATCTTCAAGGGAGAGGAAAACAGGGTAAAATGCCCTGAATGCGGCAGCAAAGCGGTTAAAAAGCTCATGAGTGCGGCAAGTTTCATGGGTCCAAGTATCGGCACCTGTGCAGCAGATGCCCCCAAGGGTTTTTCCTGA
- a CDS encoding peptidylprolyl isomerase, giving the protein MIQLDTTMGEILIELDEEKAPKTCANFLEYVNAGHYDGTIFHRVINGFMVQGGGMTEDMVEKPTNPAIENEADNGLCNAPYTIAMARTMDPHSATAQFFINVKKNDMLDFKSKTPQGWGYAVFGKVAKGHGVINKIKAVATGNKAGHGDVPKDPITILKAQVVNGDQA; this is encoded by the coding sequence ATGATTCAGCTCGACACCACCATGGGAGAAATCCTGATTGAACTTGACGAGGAAAAGGCCCCGAAAACCTGCGCTAACTTTCTTGAATACGTAAATGCCGGCCACTATGACGGAACCATCTTCCACAGGGTGATCAACGGCTTCATGGTCCAGGGCGGCGGCATGACCGAAGATATGGTTGAAAAGCCCACCAACCCGGCCATTGAAAATGAGGCAGATAACGGCCTTTGCAATGCCCCCTACACCATTGCCATGGCAAGAACCATGGATCCCCACAGTGCAACAGCCCAGTTTTTCATCAATGTAAAGAAAAACGACATGCTTGACTTTAAGTCCAAGACACCCCAGGGATGGGGATATGCTGTTTTTGGAAAGGTAGCCAAGGGCCATGGCGTCATCAACAAGATCAAGGCGGTTGCCACTGGCAATAAAGCCGGCCATGGCGATGTGCCCAAGGATCCCATAACCATCCTAAAGGCACAGGTTGTTAATGGGGATCAGGCCTAA
- the serB gene encoding phosphoserine phosphatase SerB, with protein sequence MGKTVLINISGRDRKGLDSKFAAILAEYNANVLDIGQAVIHDYITLGILVEIPRADDFSAIFKDLLFEGHQMGLAIKVKPVDGASYENWVKAQGLERRIITLLGKKITARQISSVASVVAENELNIDGITRLTGRISLMSEPVNPRASIQICVSGKPVNIRAMRGRFMEISRDMGIDISFHVDNIYSRNRKLVVFDMDSTLIQTEVIDELAKIAGVGDEVARITHSAMAGEIDFKESFRKRVALLKGLKQSELLNITKNLPLSEGVGLVTATLKGLGYKLGILSGGFTFVGDYLKEQLGFDYVYANELVIRDGVVTGEVAGEIIDGEKKALLLKALAQKEHISIEQTIAVGDGANDLPMISIAGLGVAFHAKPIVRERASNAISSVGLDGLLYLMGMHEREFNNGLG encoded by the coding sequence ATGGGTAAAACAGTATTGATCAACATCTCTGGCCGGGACAGAAAAGGGCTTGATTCAAAGTTTGCAGCCATTCTTGCCGAGTATAACGCCAATGTCCTTGATATTGGCCAGGCTGTGATCCATGATTACATCACCCTTGGAATCCTTGTGGAAATCCCAAGGGCCGATGATTTTTCTGCCATTTTTAAAGACCTGCTGTTTGAGGGCCATCAAATGGGGCTTGCCATTAAGGTCAAACCCGTTGACGGGGCATCCTACGAGAACTGGGTCAAGGCCCAGGGTCTGGAAAGGCGGATTATCACCTTACTTGGCAAGAAGATCACGGCACGCCAGATTTCAAGTGTAGCGTCGGTGGTGGCGGAAAATGAACTCAATATTGACGGTATCACCCGTTTGACGGGCAGGATTTCCCTTATGAGCGAGCCTGTAAATCCAAGGGCGAGTATTCAGATTTGTGTGAGTGGGAAACCTGTGAACATAAGGGCCATGCGGGGCCGTTTCATGGAGATCTCCAGGGATATGGGAATTGATATCTCCTTTCATGTGGACAACATTTACAGTCGGAACCGCAAGCTTGTGGTTTTTGACATGGATTCGACCCTGATCCAGACTGAGGTGATCGACGAACTTGCAAAAATTGCCGGGGTGGGGGACGAAGTTGCTCGGATTACCCATTCGGCCATGGCCGGTGAGATCGATTTTAAAGAGAGCTTCAGAAAGCGGGTGGCGCTTCTGAAGGGGCTCAAACAGAGTGAACTTCTCAATATCACTAAAAATCTTCCCCTGTCCGAAGGGGTGGGCCTTGTGACTGCAACTCTTAAGGGACTTGGATACAAGCTTGGCATTCTTTCGGGCGGATTTACCTTTGTCGGCGACTATCTTAAAGAACAACTCGGATTTGACTATGTCTATGCCAATGAGCTTGTGATCCGGGACGGTGTTGTCACAGGAGAAGTGGCAGGCGAAATCATTGACGGTGAAAAAAAGGCTTTGCTCCTCAAGGCACTTGCCCAGAAGGAGCATATTTCCATTGAGCAGACCATTGCCGTGGGAGACGGGGCCAATGATCTTCCCATGATCAGTATTGCAGGCTTAGGTGTTGCCTTCCATGCCAAACCCATTGTCAGAGAAAGGGCAAGCAATGCGATCTCAAGCGTTGGGCTTGACGGGCTCTTGTATCTCATGGGCATGCATGAACGTGAGTTTAACAACGGATTGGGTTAG
- a CDS encoding TrmB family transcriptional regulator, with protein MEALANLKELGFSQYEAACYMALLTDHPVNGSRLSALSNIARSRIYDVLRSMMAKGFVIEASKGQYVPLPPDQLSFRLKTRFKENLRAFENEVARVFRRTECEYIWTLAGYDTIMAKAREMINTAEIEIYTRLFPGEARILSADLENASGRGVNIRYIAMGDTPTTFEVQVAHPDQAELIKKIGGASFDLIKDKNEALVGVFATDDLDNSSINWTRNPWFITTNRDSLRHDFYHCFLKKIHEDNQLLNDQEKKIYNIIKNDN; from the coding sequence ATGGAAGCCCTTGCAAACCTGAAAGAACTTGGATTTTCCCAGTATGAAGCCGCATGTTACATGGCGCTCCTCACCGATCACCCGGTAAATGGTTCAAGGCTGAGCGCCCTTTCAAACATTGCCAGGTCTCGAATCTATGACGTGCTCAGGAGCATGATGGCAAAGGGGTTTGTTATTGAGGCAAGTAAGGGGCAGTATGTTCCCCTTCCCCCGGACCAGTTGAGCTTCCGGCTTAAAACCCGGTTCAAGGAGAACCTCCGGGCATTTGAAAACGAGGTTGCAAGGGTGTTTCGCAGGACAGAATGCGAATACATATGGACCCTTGCCGGTTATGATACGATAATGGCAAAGGCGAGGGAAATGATCAACACCGCTGAAATAGAAATTTACACAAGGCTCTTTCCAGGCGAAGCCCGGATCCTTTCAGCAGACCTTGAAAATGCCTCCGGTCGCGGTGTCAATATCCGCTACATTGCCATGGGCGATACCCCCACAACCTTTGAGGTCCAGGTGGCCCACCCAGACCAGGCAGAGCTTATTAAAAAAATAGGCGGGGCTTCGTTTGACCTGATCAAGGACAAAAATGAGGCCCTTGTGGGGGTCTTTGCGACGGACGACCTGGACAATTCATCGATCAACTGGACCCGGAACCCCTGGTTCATCACCACGAACCGCGACAGCCTTCGCCATGATTTTTACCACTGTTTCCTGAAAAAAATCCACGAGGATAATCAGTTGCTGAACGACCAGGAAAAAAAAATCTACAACATCATAAAAAACGACAATTGA
- the rocD gene encoding ornithine--oxo-acid transaminase: protein METMETTKTPDMPETSCLPPGFSETADQGIIDSEDRFGAHHYERIAMVARRAKGCWIYDQNNNRYLDCLAAYSAANPGHHHPVIAKAVMDAVQGGYASVLSNVVYTDALGIFLKKMGQFAPQMAPRFGNNGNKVLPKNGGVESVETAIKAMRYYGYKQKGIKDGHQEIIVFNNNFHGRTISVVSFSTSEKYRQGFGPLTPGFVSVPFGDIQAVERAINKNTCGILVEPIQGEGGIRIPPKGFLAGLRKVCDDKNLLLVCDEIQVGLGRTGRRFCFEHDNIVPDGVILGKALSGGLVPLSVFITNAHIMDLVFSKGSDGSTFGGYPLACVAGTAGLKVFEDEALDRRSRKKGDILKQRILTIAHASPHVKEVRGKGLFIGIEVKNGNAMAFCRQLLDLGIIVNDSHGHTIRISPPLVINDQELDFLVERLERVLVG from the coding sequence ATGGAAACAATGGAAACCACAAAAACACCAGACATGCCAGAGACAAGCTGCTTGCCCCCAGGATTTTCAGAGACCGCCGACCAAGGCATTATTGATTCTGAAGATCGGTTCGGGGCCCACCACTATGAACGAATCGCCATGGTCGCACGAAGGGCTAAGGGGTGCTGGATCTATGACCAGAACAACAACCGCTATCTGGACTGCCTTGCAGCCTATTCCGCAGCCAACCCCGGCCATCACCATCCGGTCATTGCCAAGGCCGTCATGGATGCCGTCCAGGGTGGATATGCATCGGTCCTCTCCAACGTGGTTTACACGGACGCCCTTGGCATATTCCTCAAAAAAATGGGCCAGTTTGCCCCCCAGATGGCACCAAGGTTTGGCAACAACGGCAACAAGGTGCTGCCCAAAAACGGTGGCGTGGAAAGCGTTGAAACCGCCATCAAAGCCATGCGCTACTATGGATACAAACAAAAGGGCATCAAAGACGGACACCAGGAAATAATTGTATTTAACAACAATTTTCACGGCAGGACAATTTCAGTGGTCTCTTTTTCCACCTCTGAAAAATACCGCCAGGGATTCGGCCCCCTGACTCCTGGATTTGTGAGCGTTCCCTTTGGCGATATCCAGGCCGTTGAAAGGGCCATAAACAAGAACACCTGCGGCATCCTTGTGGAGCCCATCCAGGGTGAGGGAGGCATCAGAATCCCCCCCAAGGGATTTTTGGCCGGACTACGAAAGGTCTGCGACGATAAAAACCTGCTTCTGGTGTGTGACGAAATCCAGGTGGGCCTGGGTCGAACGGGCAGACGGTTCTGCTTTGAACACGACAACATTGTTCCAGACGGTGTCATCCTCGGCAAGGCACTATCAGGAGGCCTCGTCCCCCTTTCCGTGTTCATCACCAACGCCCATATCATGGATCTTGTGTTCAGCAAGGGCTCGGACGGCTCCACCTTCGGCGGCTACCCCCTGGCCTGTGTTGCCGGCACAGCCGGTCTCAAGGTATTTGAGGACGAGGCCCTTGACCGCCGCTCCAGGAAAAAGGGAGATATTCTAAAACAACGAATCCTGACCATTGCCCATGCCTCCCCCCATGTTAAGGAGGTCCGGGGCAAGGGACTGTTCATCGGAATCGAGGTAAAGAACGGCAATGCCATGGCGTTCTGCAGACAGCTTCTCGACCTTGGCATCATTGTCAACGACAGCCACGGCCATACCATCCGGATCTCCCCCCCCCTTGTGATCAATGACCAGGAGCTCGATTTTCTGGTGGAAAGACTTGAACGGGTGCTTGTGGGTTAG
- a CDS encoding DeoR/GlpR family DNA-binding transcription regulator, with translation MQKRQAKIVERVQALGYVSIEDLATDFKVTPQTIRRDINLLSKEGLVRRYHGGAGLATSVENIGYATRQVLCREEKQIIASRVAERIPSRASVFINIGTTTEEVARELLKKDGLRVITNNLNVAVILSQNPDIEIYMAGGVVRHRDRGITGHATLEFIRQFRTDFGIIGISGIAPNGDLLDFDYQEVQVAKAIIHNSSKVMLVADHTKFGREAMVRLGHVADIDELFTDIMPRKAMQDFLAENGVRLHT, from the coding sequence ATGCAGAAACGGCAGGCCAAAATTGTTGAACGGGTTCAGGCCTTGGGGTATGTATCCATTGAGGACCTTGCCACGGACTTCAAGGTGACCCCCCAGACCATACGACGGGATATCAACCTGTTGAGCAAAGAGGGGCTGGTCCGGCGATACCATGGGGGAGCAGGGCTTGCCACAAGCGTTGAAAATATCGGTTACGCCACCCGTCAGGTTCTGTGCCGGGAGGAAAAACAGATCATCGCCTCAAGGGTGGCAGAGCGGATTCCGTCACGGGCCTCAGTGTTTATCAACATCGGCACCACCACCGAGGAGGTGGCAAGGGAACTTTTGAAGAAAGACGGGTTGAGGGTCATTACCAACAACCTTAACGTGGCCGTTATTCTGAGCCAGAATCCCGATATTGAAATTTACATGGCTGGCGGGGTGGTGAGGCACCGGGACCGGGGCATCACAGGCCATGCCACCCTTGAGTTTATTCGTCAGTTCAGGACGGATTTCGGCATCATCGGCATCAGTGGCATTGCTCCCAATGGGGACCTCCTGGATTTTGACTACCAGGAGGTCCAGGTGGCCAAGGCAATCATTCACAATTCATCCAAGGTGATGCTGGTGGCTGATCACACAAAGTTCGGCAGGGAGGCCATGGTTCGCCTGGGCCATGTGGCGGACATAGATGAACTTTTTACCGACATCATGCCCAGAAAGGCCATGCAGGATTTTCTTGCGGAGAATGGTGTCCGGCTCCATACCTAA